A portion of the Bacillus sp. es.034 genome contains these proteins:
- a CDS encoding ATP-dependent DNA helicase, with product MRRKLPFELTKEQSFYEALSDWVGDVFYDILPEKGFDLRDEQVFMAFQLNQAYKNKQVMFAEAGVGTGKTLVYLLYALSYARYTGKPAIIACADETLIEQIVKKEGDIEKLENALDLDIDVRLAKSREQYLCIKKLEENASQNEAYQDMWEELPGFVHDNSSMRSFSHYGDRKEYSGLSDEEWNSVGWDSLQDCMSCAYRHRCGLTLHREHYRNAADLIICSHDFYMEHIWTKDSRKREGQLPLLPEASSVVFDEGHLLEFASQKAMTYRMRMETLEGLLEKLSSSDMREETLYIIEDIMLDNEKWFELLEKESQGESGSDRQYITRSEAILQQARSLTEKIENLLNELVFESEMYVMDDYLLKVVEEYLEQIQYSLKLFLDDEKGIYWLETSEEEHTFVVMPRLVEEILKEHVFSQNIPFIFSSATLSYNGDFSYVSRSLGIETYEKFSVASPYEYEEMMKAHIPSLDSGVHSKNQYVWDKLQSNQGKSLILFTSKDEMNAFRAYQIQQAAQSFGVIYEGDREISDTVEQFQQETSTVLCSYHLWEGLDVPGDSLSQVIIYSLPFPPKDPVFDAKRKHAIHSVEEVDLPYMMLRLRQGIGRLIRTSEDKGSVHVLLNDDETLYKELAESVLPVGIEVLNV from the coding sequence ATGAGAAGAAAATTACCATTCGAATTAACCAAGGAGCAATCCTTTTATGAAGCATTATCCGATTGGGTCGGGGATGTTTTTTATGATATATTGCCGGAGAAAGGGTTTGATCTCCGGGATGAACAGGTTTTCATGGCCTTTCAACTAAATCAGGCATACAAGAATAAGCAGGTCATGTTTGCAGAAGCAGGGGTTGGAACCGGTAAAACCCTTGTGTATCTGTTATATGCCCTTTCCTATGCAAGGTATACGGGAAAGCCTGCCATCATCGCTTGTGCGGATGAAACCCTCATCGAGCAGATCGTCAAAAAAGAAGGGGATATTGAGAAGCTTGAGAACGCCCTGGATTTGGACATCGATGTCCGTCTTGCAAAATCGAGGGAGCAATACCTTTGTATCAAGAAATTAGAAGAAAATGCTTCTCAAAATGAAGCCTATCAGGATATGTGGGAAGAATTGCCGGGCTTCGTCCATGATAATTCCTCCATGAGGAGCTTCAGTCATTACGGGGATCGTAAAGAATATTCCGGGTTGTCAGATGAAGAGTGGAATTCTGTAGGCTGGGACTCCCTTCAGGACTGCATGTCCTGCGCCTATCGTCATCGCTGCGGACTTACCCTTCATCGTGAGCATTACCGGAATGCGGCTGACTTGATCATCTGTTCCCATGACTTTTATATGGAGCATATATGGACGAAAGACAGCAGAAAACGGGAAGGTCAGCTGCCGCTTCTTCCGGAAGCAAGCTCAGTCGTCTTTGACGAAGGGCATCTGTTGGAATTTGCTTCACAGAAAGCGATGACCTACCGGATGAGGATGGAGACTCTTGAAGGATTGTTAGAAAAGCTGTCTTCATCTGATATGAGGGAGGAGACTCTTTATATCATTGAAGATATCATGCTCGACAATGAAAAGTGGTTCGAGCTTCTGGAGAAAGAATCTCAAGGGGAATCTGGATCCGACAGGCAGTATATCACGCGCTCAGAAGCGATTTTGCAGCAGGCGAGGTCTCTTACAGAAAAAATCGAGAACCTGCTGAATGAGCTTGTTTTTGAAAGCGAAATGTATGTGATGGATGATTACCTGTTAAAAGTAGTGGAAGAATATCTCGAACAGATTCAGTATTCTTTGAAACTGTTTTTAGATGATGAAAAAGGAATCTACTGGCTGGAAACATCTGAGGAAGAACACACCTTCGTGGTAATGCCGAGATTAGTAGAGGAAATTCTAAAAGAACACGTTTTCAGTCAAAACATCCCATTTATCTTTTCTTCAGCTACCCTTTCGTATAATGGGGACTTTTCTTATGTGTCACGATCGCTGGGGATCGAGACATATGAAAAATTTTCAGTGGCATCCCCTTATGAATATGAGGAGATGATGAAAGCACATATTCCCTCATTGGATTCCGGAGTACATTCCAAAAATCAATATGTTTGGGATAAATTACAGAGTAATCAAGGGAAATCCCTGATTCTTTTTACATCCAAGGATGAGATGAACGCCTTTAGGGCCTATCAGATTCAGCAGGCGGCTCAAAGCTTTGGTGTCATCTATGAAGGTGACCGTGAGATCAGTGATACGGTGGAACAGTTCCAGCAGGAAACGTCTACGGTCCTATGTTCTTATCACCTATGGGAAGGATTGGACGTGCCGGGGGATTCCCTTTCACAAGTGATCATTTACTCACTTCCATTCCCGCCAAAAGACCCCGTCTTTGATGCGAAACGAAAGCATGCCATCCATTCCGTGGAAGAGGTGGATCTTCCTTACATGATGCTTCGTCTGAGACAGGGAATCGGACGCTTGATTCGGACAAGTGAAGACAAGGGGAGCGTCCACGTTCTGTTGAATGATGATGAAACCCTGTATAAAGAATTGGCAGAGTCCGTCCTTCCCGTTGGAATCGAAGTGTTGAACGTATAA
- a CDS encoding carboxypeptidase M32: protein MKESILETKNQFHEYAKKMSAYNEALGLMFWDLRTGAPKNGAEQRSEVIGMLSSELFEMSTSNEMAAYLAKLSPVMDQLDPMTQKLIEECQKEYDRNKKIPASEYREYVVLQSKAEGKWEEAKEKADFDMFKPYLEKLVAFTKRFIDYWGYEDNKYDTLLDMYEPGVTVEVLDKVFGDLRDQIVPLVHKISNSENKPKTDFLFEHFPKERQKEFSLKILEQMGYDFNSGRLDETVHPFAIGLNPGDVRVTTKYDEKDWRTAVFGTIHEGGHALYEQNISKDLMGTPLCTGTSMGIHESQSLFYENFVGRNHSFWKQNYSLLKDYSTGQFDSVELDDFYRAINESKPSLIRIEADELTYALHIIIRYEIEKGLFNDEIEVEDLPEIWNQKYEEYLGIRPSHNGEGVLQDVHWAGGSFGYFPSYALGYMYAAQLKRAMVEDIPHYEELLEKGDLAPVREWLTEHVHQWGKMKKPLEIIREVTGEGLNAQYLADYLTEKYSKVYSLN, encoded by the coding sequence ATGAAAGAATCAATACTAGAGACTAAAAATCAATTTCATGAATATGCAAAAAAAATGTCGGCCTACAACGAAGCACTTGGCTTGATGTTCTGGGATTTACGTACAGGCGCACCAAAAAACGGGGCAGAACAACGGTCAGAAGTGATTGGGATGCTTTCATCTGAGCTGTTCGAGATGTCCACTTCCAATGAAATGGCTGCTTACTTAGCGAAACTATCTCCAGTGATGGATCAGCTGGATCCTATGACACAAAAACTAATAGAAGAGTGTCAAAAAGAGTACGATCGAAATAAAAAGATTCCCGCCTCTGAATACAGGGAATACGTGGTACTACAGTCGAAAGCCGAAGGGAAATGGGAAGAAGCGAAAGAAAAAGCGGATTTTGATATGTTCAAGCCTTATTTAGAAAAGCTTGTGGCTTTTACAAAACGCTTTATTGATTATTGGGGATACGAAGATAATAAATACGATACATTACTCGATATGTATGAGCCGGGTGTGACGGTAGAGGTATTGGATAAGGTATTTGGAGATCTTCGCGATCAGATCGTCCCACTTGTACATAAAATTTCCAATTCGGAAAATAAGCCAAAAACCGATTTCCTTTTTGAACATTTTCCAAAGGAACGTCAAAAGGAGTTCAGTTTGAAAATTCTTGAGCAAATGGGTTATGACTTCAATTCAGGAAGACTGGATGAAACGGTCCATCCGTTCGCGATTGGTTTGAACCCTGGTGATGTAAGGGTAACAACTAAATATGACGAAAAGGATTGGAGAACAGCCGTCTTCGGAACGATCCACGAGGGGGGACATGCCCTGTATGAACAGAATATTTCTAAGGATTTGATGGGCACACCTCTATGCACGGGAACATCCATGGGTATCCATGAGTCTCAATCCCTTTTTTATGAAAATTTTGTGGGCAGGAATCATTCTTTCTGGAAACAAAATTATTCGTTATTGAAGGATTATTCAACGGGACAGTTTGATTCTGTCGAATTGGATGATTTCTACAGAGCGATCAATGAATCAAAGCCTTCCTTGATCCGGATCGAAGCCGATGAATTAACATATGCCCTGCATATCATCATCCGCTATGAAATTGAAAAAGGATTGTTCAATGATGAGATTGAAGTGGAGGATCTCCCTGAAATATGGAATCAGAAATATGAAGAGTACCTAGGTATCCGTCCTTCCCATAATGGAGAAGGTGTCCTCCAGGATGTCCATTGGGCCGGTGGAAGCTTTGGTTACTTTCCGTCATACGCGCTCGGGTATATGTATGCTGCACAGTTAAAGCGTGCGATGGTAGAAGATATTCCTCATTATGAAGAGCTCCTGGAAAAAGGGGATCTTGCTCCCGTGAGAGAATGGTTGACTGAGCATGTTCATCAATGGGGCAAGATGAAAAAACCGCTTGAAATCATCAGGGAAGTGACTGGAGAAGGGCTCAATGCCCAATACTTGGCCGATTATTTAACGGAGAAGTATTCAAAGGTATATTCCTTAAATTAA
- a CDS encoding GyrI-like domain-containing protein gives MDINVASLEDKLLVGIGWTGPYGRGSEIPRLFTKFQQMIPSIHHINGDECIYAPFHDRATDFTYYCTVEVDRVEKLPPGLVELSLPAGEYAHALYEGLSTEVEQAYFAIFNWIKENGYEKDYSRLSVEKYLSQDREINETEDRRKLELFVPIKQK, from the coding sequence ATGGATATTAATGTAGCATCACTAGAGGATAAATTGCTTGTTGGAATAGGCTGGACAGGTCCATATGGAAGAGGGTCCGAGATCCCGAGGCTATTCACGAAGTTTCAACAGATGATCCCATCCATTCACCATATAAATGGAGATGAATGCATATACGCACCATTCCATGATAGGGCGACTGATTTTACGTATTATTGTACCGTTGAGGTTGATCGTGTGGAGAAGCTTCCACCGGGGTTGGTGGAACTGTCACTTCCTGCAGGTGAGTATGCACACGCCCTTTATGAAGGGCTGTCGACGGAAGTGGAGCAAGCCTATTTCGCCATCTTTAATTGGATTAAAGAGAATGGGTATGAAAAAGACTACTCCAGACTGAGTGTAGAGAAATATCTATCCCAGGACCGTGAAATCAACGAAACGGAAGATAGAAGGAAATTAGAGCTGTTTGTCCCAATTAAACAGAAATAG
- a CDS encoding b(o/a)3-type cytochrome-c oxidase subunit 1 — protein sequence MKPFVRIDKKDAALAMAHIYVGFAALALGGLAGLLQVLVRSGRFTLPAGIGYYQVLTVHGVLLGLVLTTFFILGFQHAAISRTSGTYSGKSRFMGWLGFWVMLLGTIMAAVMILLNEATVLYTFYAPLMAHWIFYLGLTFVVVGSWLGGAGMIMKYMSWRKEHPGQPSPLLTFMSIINTVLWIVATIGVAGTVLFQLLPWSLGLVDRVDVLVSRTLFWYFGHPLVYFWLLPAYMAWYVIIPKIIGGKIFSDSLARLSFILFLLFSIPVGFHHQLVEPGIDAYWKFLQVTLTFMVVIPSLMTAFSLFATFEMYGRSKGATGLFGWFKKLPWGDARFTVPFIGMVAFIPAGAGGLINASNQMNQVVHNTIWVTGHFHLTLATSVVLTFFGIAYWLVPHLTGRVLTKAMNKLAIVQAIVWAVGMSIMSGAMHAVGLLGAPRRSSYSTYGDAPQALDWIPYQIAQAIGGTILFMGIILVLYIFINLAFFAPKGEEEFPVGETADTAERTPMALENWRIWLTILAALILVAYTVPFIDMIQNAPPASKGYKMW from the coding sequence ATGAAACCATTTGTGAGAATTGATAAAAAGGATGCTGCACTGGCCATGGCTCACATTTACGTGGGGTTTGCTGCTCTGGCATTAGGTGGACTCGCCGGCCTGTTACAGGTTTTGGTCCGCTCAGGCAGATTCACTTTACCTGCAGGTATCGGTTATTATCAAGTATTGACTGTTCACGGGGTACTACTCGGATTGGTACTGACGACATTCTTTATTCTCGGATTTCAGCATGCGGCCATTTCCCGCACGTCAGGAACCTATTCTGGAAAATCCCGCTTTATGGGGTGGCTGGGATTCTGGGTCATGCTTCTCGGGACGATCATGGCTGCAGTCATGATTTTATTAAATGAAGCTACGGTCCTTTACACATTTTATGCTCCCCTCATGGCCCACTGGATCTTTTATTTAGGATTGACGTTTGTAGTGGTAGGCAGCTGGCTTGGCGGCGCAGGGATGATCATGAAATATATGAGCTGGAGAAAAGAACATCCTGGACAGCCGAGCCCTTTGCTCACTTTCATGAGCATCATCAACACCGTCTTATGGATTGTTGCCACCATCGGGGTTGCAGGGACTGTATTATTTCAGCTCCTCCCATGGTCTCTTGGTCTGGTGGACAGGGTCGACGTACTTGTCAGCCGTACCTTATTCTGGTATTTCGGCCACCCACTCGTCTATTTCTGGCTGCTGCCCGCTTATATGGCATGGTATGTGATCATTCCGAAAATCATCGGAGGAAAAATCTTTTCGGATTCCCTGGCACGTCTTTCCTTTATCCTTTTCCTTCTATTCTCGATACCGGTCGGATTTCACCATCAATTAGTTGAGCCTGGCATTGATGCTTATTGGAAGTTCCTGCAGGTGACCCTGACGTTTATGGTGGTCATCCCTTCCCTGATGACAGCATTTTCTTTGTTCGCTACATTTGAAATGTACGGGAGAAGCAAAGGGGCTACGGGATTATTCGGTTGGTTCAAGAAGCTTCCATGGGGTGACGCCCGCTTTACAGTGCCGTTCATCGGAATGGTTGCTTTCATCCCTGCAGGGGCAGGCGGATTGATCAATGCATCCAATCAAATGAATCAGGTGGTCCATAATACGATTTGGGTCACAGGTCACTTTCATTTAACACTGGCTACATCTGTCGTCTTGACCTTCTTTGGGATTGCTTATTGGCTTGTCCCTCATCTGACAGGACGTGTCCTAACGAAAGCAATGAACAAGTTGGCCATCGTACAGGCCATTGTATGGGCGGTCGGAATGAGCATCATGTCTGGGGCTATGCATGCGGTTGGTTTACTGGGTGCACCAAGAAGATCTTCATACTCCACTTATGGGGATGCTCCACAGGCACTGGATTGGATTCCCTACCAAATCGCACAGGCGATCGGGGGCACGATCCTTTTCATGGGTATCATTCTCGTTCTATACATCTTTATCAACCTGGCATTCTTCGCTCCCAAGGGAGAGGAGGAATTCCCTGTCGGTGAAACGGCTGATACAGCCGAAAGGACCCCGATGGCTCTCGAGAACTGGCGGATCTGGTTAACCATCCTGGCCGCCCTCATCCTCGTCGCCTACACCGTCCCATTCATCGACATGATCCAAAATGCCCCACCTGCTTCTAAAGGCTATAAAATGTGGTGA
- a CDS encoding cytochrome c oxidase subunit II gives MHMHRYEKWWLTLGTGSLILFLIILGISAFHQGHQPPSAKAYVNPEQVDKIAPFNEPGLKKVEGKAWDYELVFVASAFLYTPGEIEIPKGSTLKITATTKDVVHGFEVAGTNINMMLEPGFVSEYTTTLDKAGEFLIVCNEYCGVGHHTMISMLRVVD, from the coding sequence ATATGCATCGCTATGAGAAATGGTGGTTAACACTGGGAACAGGGTCTCTTATCTTATTTTTAATCATATTGGGTATCAGTGCTTTTCACCAGGGGCATCAGCCTCCAAGCGCAAAGGCATACGTCAATCCGGAGCAGGTGGACAAAATAGCTCCTTTTAACGAACCCGGACTTAAAAAAGTGGAAGGAAAGGCTTGGGATTATGAATTGGTATTTGTGGCATCCGCTTTTCTTTATACTCCTGGGGAAATTGAAATCCCTAAAGGATCGACACTGAAAATCACGGCTACAACCAAGGATGTTGTGCATGGGTTTGAAGTGGCAGGAACCAATATCAATATGATGCTTGAACCGGGATTTGTCAGTGAATACACAACTACACTCGACAAGGCTGGAGAGTTCCTCATTGTATGTAATGAATACTGTGGTGTCGGTCATCACACGATGATATCTATGTTAAGGGTGGTGGACTAG